The following are from one region of the Oenanthe melanoleuca isolate GR-GAL-2019-014 chromosome 23, OMel1.0, whole genome shotgun sequence genome:
- the PAFAH2 gene encoding platelet-activating factor acetylhydrolase 2, cytoplasmic isoform X1 translates to MGGMLALPPGQGPHPVGCTDVMVGHTRQGLFLRLFYPCLARAGAAEPLWIPRPEYCGGLAAATLGRRWCSSLLSIAIGSVKVPVSWNGALKPCSTGYPLIIFSHGLGTFRTLYSSICTELASWGFVVAALEHRDHSAATTYFCTAEAVEEWIPFQRVPQGQKEFYFRNKQAHQRAQECVRALRLFQGIAGGRSVPSSLPQGWDLSVLKDNLDLTKVAVMGHSFGGVTAVLALVKEPSFGCAVALDAWMFPLENLLYPEVAKPVLFINTEKFQTPESVAKMKRLSSRNSQTRIVTVLGTVHEDQTDFAFLPGKLFSCIFGRRGTLDPHKALAITSQAALAFLQRHLKLQQSFAQGDELLEGAGHSLVPEAPLGRSRL, encoded by the exons ATGGGGGGGATGCTGGCGCTGCCCCCGGGGCAGGGACCCCACCCGGTGGGCTGCACGGATGTGATGGTGGGCCACACTCGGCAG GGGCTCTTCCTCCGCCTCTTCTACCCGTGCCTGGCCCGGGCAGGGGCCGCGGAGCCGCTCTGGATCCCGCGCCCCGAGTACTGCGGGGGTCTGGCCGCTGCCACCCTCGGCCGCCGCTGGTGCTCGTCCCTGCTCAGCATCGCCATCG GCTCCGTCAAAGTCCCGGTGAGCTGGAACGGGGCTCTcaagccctgcagcactgggtaCCCCCTGATCATCTTCTCCCACGGCCTGGGAACCTTTCG GACCTTGTACTCTTCAATCTGCACAGAGCTGGCGTCCTGGGGCTTCGTGGTGGCAGCGCTGGAGCACAG GGACCATTCTGCTGCCACCACCTATTTCTGCACGGCCGAGGCTGTGGAGGAGTGGATCCCCTTCCAACGGGTGCCCCAAGGGCAGAAGGAGTTTTATTTCCGAAACAAGCAG GCTCACCAGAGAGCTCAGGAATGTGTGCGGGCGCTGCGGCTCTTCCAGGGCATCGCCGGCGGCAGAAGCGTCCCCAGCAGcctcccccagggctgggatctgtCTGTGCTGAAG GACAACCTTGATCTGACCAAAGTGGCCGTCATGGGCCATTCCTTCGGGGGGGTGACAGCGGTGCTGGCCTTGGTGAAGGAGCCCAGTTTTGG gtgtgctgTGGCTCTGGATGCCTGGATGTTCCCTCTGGAGAACCTGCTGTACCCAGAGGTGGCCAAGCCCGTGCTCTTCATCAACACTGAGAAGTTCCAGACCCCGGAGAGCGTTGCCAAAATGAAGAGGTTGAGCTCCAGAAACAGCCAGACGAGGATTGTGACCGTGCT ggggACCGTGCACGAGGACCAGACCGACTTTGCCTTCCTCCCTGGGAAGCTCTTCAGCTGCATCTTCGGCAGGAGGGGCACCCTGGACCCCCACAAGGCTCTGgccatcaccagccaggcagctctggccttcctgcagaggcacCTGA agctgcagcagagctttgccCAGGGGGATGAGCTCCTGGAAGGCGCTGGGCACTCGCTGGTTCCGGAGGCGCCGCTCGGCCGCTCCCGCCTGTAG
- the PAFAH2 gene encoding platelet-activating factor acetylhydrolase 2, cytoplasmic isoform X2: MGGMLALPPGQGPHPVGCTDVMVGHTRQGLFLRLFYPCLARAGAAEPLWIPRPEYCGGLAAATLGRRWCSSLLSIAIGSVKVPVSWNGALKPCSTGYPLIIFSHGLGTFRTLYSSICTELASWGFVVAALEHRDHSAATTYFCTAEAVEEWIPFQRVPQGQKEFYFRNKQDNLDLTKVAVMGHSFGGVTAVLALVKEPSFGCAVALDAWMFPLENLLYPEVAKPVLFINTEKFQTPESVAKMKRLSSRNSQTRIVTVLGTVHEDQTDFAFLPGKLFSCIFGRRGTLDPHKALAITSQAALAFLQRHLKLQQSFAQGDELLEGAGHSLVPEAPLGRSRL; the protein is encoded by the exons ATGGGGGGGATGCTGGCGCTGCCCCCGGGGCAGGGACCCCACCCGGTGGGCTGCACGGATGTGATGGTGGGCCACACTCGGCAG GGGCTCTTCCTCCGCCTCTTCTACCCGTGCCTGGCCCGGGCAGGGGCCGCGGAGCCGCTCTGGATCCCGCGCCCCGAGTACTGCGGGGGTCTGGCCGCTGCCACCCTCGGCCGCCGCTGGTGCTCGTCCCTGCTCAGCATCGCCATCG GCTCCGTCAAAGTCCCGGTGAGCTGGAACGGGGCTCTcaagccctgcagcactgggtaCCCCCTGATCATCTTCTCCCACGGCCTGGGAACCTTTCG GACCTTGTACTCTTCAATCTGCACAGAGCTGGCGTCCTGGGGCTTCGTGGTGGCAGCGCTGGAGCACAG GGACCATTCTGCTGCCACCACCTATTTCTGCACGGCCGAGGCTGTGGAGGAGTGGATCCCCTTCCAACGGGTGCCCCAAGGGCAGAAGGAGTTTTATTTCCGAAACAAGCAG GACAACCTTGATCTGACCAAAGTGGCCGTCATGGGCCATTCCTTCGGGGGGGTGACAGCGGTGCTGGCCTTGGTGAAGGAGCCCAGTTTTGG gtgtgctgTGGCTCTGGATGCCTGGATGTTCCCTCTGGAGAACCTGCTGTACCCAGAGGTGGCCAAGCCCGTGCTCTTCATCAACACTGAGAAGTTCCAGACCCCGGAGAGCGTTGCCAAAATGAAGAGGTTGAGCTCCAGAAACAGCCAGACGAGGATTGTGACCGTGCT ggggACCGTGCACGAGGACCAGACCGACTTTGCCTTCCTCCCTGGGAAGCTCTTCAGCTGCATCTTCGGCAGGAGGGGCACCCTGGACCCCCACAAGGCTCTGgccatcaccagccaggcagctctggccttcctgcagaggcacCTGA agctgcagcagagctttgccCAGGGGGATGAGCTCCTGGAAGGCGCTGGGCACTCGCTGGTTCCGGAGGCGCCGCTCGGCCGCTCCCGCCTGTAG
- the EXTL1 gene encoding exostosin-like 1 encodes MQTRKKYIFLTCLASWLLLFFFGGDQLRRFAFFSARKAESRRNWPRWTDRSLLKSFADPEELQRDGDPSLLSPRERRAAWLSVHRSGRCRMETCFDFSRCERHGFKVFTYPQERGQPVSETYSKILSSIERSRYHTPHPEEACLFVLSIDTLDRDHLSGQYVRDVDEKIRGFPLWNGGRNHLIFNLYSGTWPSYTGELGFDTGQAMLAKASFDSHSFRPGFDISIPLFSKEHPQRGGDRGWLHQDSVPPKRKYLLVFKGKRYLTGIGSGTRNALHHIHNGKDIVSLTTCKHGKDWEKHKDTRCDKDNVDYERFDYQELLHNSTFCIVPRGRRLGSFRFLEALQAACIPVLLSDGWELPFSEVIDWGRAAVVGSERLLLQIPSAVRCIHPERVLAFQQQTQFLWDAYFSSVDKIVHTTLEIIKDRLSPHRSRSRFLWNSLPGGLLVLPGFSTHLGDFPFYYLQQGYSPSEKFTAFIRVVSQAESLSQPILRLIEAVSGSQFCAQIVVLWSCEKPPPPSGTWPQSSVPLTIIQGSRKLSQRFFPFEAIRTDAVLSLDEDTSLSSSEVDFAFLVWRSFPERIVGFPTLSHFWDPEQERWGYTSKWTNELSIVLTAAAFYHRYYHSLFTEYLPAGLRELVDGLAACEDILMNVLVAAVTKLPPIKVTQRKQHKEGVAQQGECGDGAAGTPPPGQRSPSAPRSVPAEARGTAGSRRFSPRQDCLNQLADWFGYMPLVSSQLRLDPVLFKDQVSVLRKKYSSLEKP; translated from the exons ATGCAGACCaggaagaaatacattttcctgACTTGCCTTGCCTCTTggctcctgcttttcttcttcgGAGGGGATCAGCTGCGCCGTTTCGCTTTCTTTTCCGCGAGGAAAGCAGAATCCCGGAGGAACTGGCCCCGCTGGACGGATCGGTCCCTCCTCAAAAGCTTTGCAGACCCcgaggagctgcagagggatggggacccctccctgctgtcaccccgggagcggcgggcggcgTGGCTGAGCGTCCACAGGAGCGGCAGATGCCGGATGGAAACCTGCTTCGACTTTTCCAGGTGCGAGAGGCACGGCTTCAAAGTGTTCACCTACCCCCAGGAGCGGGGCCAGCCCGTCTCGGAGACCTACAGCAAAATCCTCAGCTCCATCGAGCGCTCCCGCTACCACACCCCGCACCCCGAGGAAGCGTGTCTGTTCGTGCTCAGCATCGACACGCTGGACCGCGACCACCTCTCGGGCCAGTACGTGCGGGACGTGGATGAGAAAATCCGCGGCTTTCCGCTCTGGAACGGAGGCAGGAACCACCTCATCTTCAACCTCTACTCGGGCACCTGGCCCAGCTACACCGGGGAGCTGGGCTTCGACACGGGCCAGGCCATGCTGGCCAAAGCCAGCTTcgacagccacagcttcaggCCCGGCTTTGACATCTCCATCCCTCTGTTCTCCAAGGAGCACCCGCAGCGCGGCGGGGACAGGGGCTGGCTGCACCAGGACTCGGTGCCCCCCAAAAGGAAATACCTGCTGGTGTTCAAGGGGAAGCGCTACCTGACGGGCATCGGCTCCGGCACGCGGAACGCGCTGCACCACATCCACAACGGGAAGGACATCGTCTCCCTCACCACCTGCAAGCACGGCAAGGACTGGGAGAAGCACAAGGACACGCGCTGCGACAAGGACAACGTCGACTATGAGAG GTTTGActaccaggagctgctgcacaacTCCACCTTCTGCATCGTGCCCCGGGGCAGGCGCTTGGGCTCCTTCCGCTTCCTCGAGGCTCTGCAG GCCGCCTGCATCCCGGTGCTGCTGAGTGAcggctgggagctgcccttCTCCGAGGTCATCGACTGGGGCAGAGCCGCTGTCGTGGGCAGCgagaggctcctgctgcag ATCCCCTCTGCCGTGCGCTGCATCCACCCGGAGCGTGTGCTGGCTTTCCAGCAGCAGACCCAGTTCCTGTGGGATGCCTACTTCTCCTCCGTGGACAAGATCGTGCACACCACGCTGGAG ATCATCAAGGACCGGCTGTCTCCACACCGCTCCCGCTCCCGGTTCCTCTGGAACTCGCTGCCCGGGGGGCTCCTGGTCCTGCCCGGCTTCTCCACCCACCTCGGGGATTTTCCCTTCTACTACCTGCAGCAAG GCTACAGCCCCTCCGAGAAGTTCACGGCTTTCATCCGGGTGGTCTCGCAGGCAGAGTCGCTGTCCCAGCCCATCCTCAGGCTCATCGAAGCGGTCTCTGGATCCCAGTTCTGCGCCCAG ATCGTGGTCCTGTGGAGCTGCGAGAAGCCACCACCCCCGAGCGGGACGTGGCCCCAGAGCTCCGTGCCGCTGACCATcatccagggcagcaggaag CTCAGCCAGCGCTTCTTCCCCTTCGAGGCCATCCGGACGGACGCGGTGCTGAGCCTGGACGAGGACACCAGCCTGTCCAGCAGCGAG GTGGATTTTGCCTTCTTGGTGTGGCGCAGCTTCCCCGAGCGCATCGTGGGCTTCCCCACGCTGAGCCACTTCTGGGACCCCGAGCAGGAGCGCTGGGGCTACACCTCCAAATGGACCAACGAGCTCTCCATCGTCCTCACCGCCGCCGCCTTCTACCACCG GTACTACCACAGCCTCTTCACCGAGTACCTgcccgcggggctgcgggagctgGTGGACGGGCTGGCCGCCTGCGAGGACATCCTGATGAACGTGCTGGTGGCCGCTGTCACCAAACTGCCGCCCATCAAGGTGACCCAGCGGAAGCAGCACAAGGAGGGGGTGGCCCAGCAGGGGGAGTGCGGGGACGGGGCTGCGGGGACCCCCCCGCCCGGGCAGCGGAGCCCCTCGGCCCCGCGCTCCGTCCCTGCCGAGGCCAGGGGCACGGCGGGCAGCCGGCGTTTCTCCCCGCGGCAGGACTGCCTCAACCAGTTGGCAGACTGGTTTGGCTACATGCCCCTGGTGTCCTCCCAGCTGCGCCTCGACCCCGTCCTCTTCAAGGACCAGGTTTCCGTCCTGCGCAAGAAGTACTCGAGCTTGGAGAAGCCGTGA
- the SLC30A2 gene encoding proton-coupled zinc antiporter SLC30A2 produces MAPGDEKRHLLSEGTGGSYVGAAQKDGHKAEQGQAPALELGTRRGRHCHTRGAGGHPGQQQRARRKLYLAAGICLFFMVGEAVGGYLAHSLAILTDAAHLLTDFASIMISLFALWVSSRPPTKTMNFGWHRAEILGALLSVLSIWVVTGVLVYLGAQRLLSGDYDIEGGVMLITSACAVAVNIVMGVALHQTGHGHSHGGEQPNASVRAAFVHVVGDLLQSVGVLIASYIIFFKPEYKYVDPICTFLFSALVLGTTLTILRDVLLVLMEGTPKGMDFNAVRETLLAVRGVEAVHSLHIWALTAAQPLLSVHIAINAAASAQEVLEEASSRLQGAFHFHTTTIQVESYSEEMRDCRECQPPRD; encoded by the exons atggcaCCCGGCGATGAGAAACGGCACCTCCTGAGCGAGGGCACCGGCGG GTCCTACGTGGGGGCTGCGCAGAAGGACGGGCACAAGGCGGAGCAGGGGCAGGCGCCcgccctggagctggggacacGGCGTGGCCGCCACTGCCACACGCGGGGGGCCGGTGGCCACCCCGGCCAGCAGCAGCGAGCGCGCAGGAAGCTCTACCTGGCCGCTGGCATCTGCCTGTTCTTCATGGTGGGGGAAGCCGTGG gcGGGTACCTGGCACACAGCCTGGCCATCCTGACGGACGCCGCCCACCTCCTGACGGACTTTGCCAGCATCATGATCAGCCTCTTTGCACTCTGGGTGTCCTCACGCCCCCCCACCAAAACCATGAATTTCGGATGGCACCGGGCAG AGATCCTGGGGGCCCTGCTCTCCGTGCTCTCCATCTGGGTGGTCACGGGGGTCCTGGTCTACCTGGGGGCGCAGCGCCTGCTCTCGGGTGACTACGACATCGAGGGCGGGGTGATGCTCATCACCTCCGCCTGCGCCGTGGCCGTCAACATCGT GATGGGGGTGGCTCTGCACCAGACGGGCCACGGGCACAGCCACGGGGGCGAGCAGCCCAACGCCAGCGTCCGCGCCGCCTTCGTGCACGTCGTGGGCGACCTGCTGCAGAGCGTGGGCGTCCTCATCGCCTCCTACATCATCTTCTTCAAG CCAGAGTACAAGTACGTGGATCCCATCTGCACCTTCCTCTTCTCCGCGTTGGTGCTGGGGACAACGCTGACTATCCTCCGTGATGTCCTCCTCGTCCTCATGGAGG GGACCCCCAAAGGGATGGATTTCAACGCGGTGCGGGAGACGCTGCTGGCGGTGCGGGGCGTGGAGGCCGTGCACAGCCTGCACATCTGGGCGCTGACAGCGGCGCAGCCCCTGCTCTCCGTGCACATCGCCATCA ACGCGGCCGCCAGCGcgcaggaggtgctggaggaggcCAGCTCCCGGCTGCAGGGCGCCTTCCACTTCCACACCACCACCATCCAGGTGGAGAGCTACTCCGAGGAGATGCGGGACTGCCGGGAATGCCAACCCCCCCGCGACTGA